A single region of the Planctomycetota bacterium genome encodes:
- a CDS encoding DsrE/DsrF/DrsH-like family protein yields the protein MKDKMTIILFSGELDKAIAAFTLATTAALSGMEVTIFFTFWGLNVLKKTTYTVTGSQNILQKMFNLMSPATLPISKLNMFGLGPWMMRRLMRKSKMASLEDMMKLARELKIKYIACTTSCGVLGLGPEHLVGEVDEFAGAATYLAEARESNINLFI from the coding sequence ATGAAAGACAAAATGACCATCATTCTGTTCTCAGGCGAACTGGACAAGGCCATTGCGGCTTTTACACTGGCCACTACGGCCGCCTTAAGCGGCATGGAAGTGACTATCTTCTTCACCTTCTGGGGATTAAACGTCTTAAAAAAGACCACTTACACCGTCACCGGCTCGCAGAATATTCTCCAGAAGATGTTCAACCTGATGAGTCCGGCCACACTGCCTATCAGCAAACTTAATATGTTCGGTCTCGGGCCCTGGATGATGCGCCGGCTGATGAGAAAGTCAAAAATGGCCTCATTAGAAGATATGATGAAACTGGCCCGGGAACTAAAAATAAAATATATTGCCTGCACCACCAGTTGCGGCGTCCTGGGATTAGGCCCGGAGCATCTGGTGGGCGAGGTGGATGAATTTGCCGGCGCAGCCACCTATCTGGCCGAGGCCCGGGAATCAAATATTAATCTATTTATTTAG